TCCATACCTTTGGTCACTTTACCAAACACAGTATGCACTCCATCCAAATGCGGCTGTGGCTCATACACGATAAAGAATTGGCTTCCGCCTGTGTTTTTGCCGGCATGTGCCATGGAGAGAACACCTTTTTCATGCTTCGTTGTGTTAGTTGCAGTTTCGCAGTCGATGGAGTATCCAGGACCACCAGTACCGTTGCCAACCGGGCATCCGCCTTGAGCTACGAAGCCTGGAATTACACGGTGAAAGCTAAGGCCGTTGTAAAAACCGCTGTTAGCCAGTTTTTCAAAGTTTGCTACTGTATTTGGTGCTTCTTCCGGCAGGAATTGAATTTCTACGGTTCCGCCATTTTCAAGTTCGATAATTCCTTTTTTCATGTGCGTCACTTCCTTCAACTATTTTCTAAGGCAGGCCATGATCCATACATAAGCCTTGTCCTTAATTCAAGCATCACTATCTGATTGTATCTACTTTGACCACAATTTGCAATTATTCGGGAGGCTGATGAGCCAGGAACCAAGTCACCTCGAACTAAAAAACACTCCCCGCAAGCTGACGTTCTAGACACAGCCTTGAGGAGAGTGCGTATAAAGTCAACTGTTAATGGTCTGTTTGCTCATTCTTGCCGGGATAATATCGTTACGCACGATATCTTCATTACTTTCACGACGGACAACGAGATCACTTTCACCGTTCTGTACGAAGACAACGGCTGGGCGACGGATCCGGTTGTAATTGCTGGCCATGGAATAGTTGTAAGCACCTGTACAGGAAACGGCGAGGAGATCACCTGATTCCACCTGAGGAAGGTCTAAATCCCAGATCAGCATATCTCCGCTCTCGCAGGCCTTACCTGCAATAGAGACAGTCTCTTCTGTTGCTTCATTAGCGCGGTTAGCCAGCATCGCTTCGTATTTCGAATCGTAGAGTGCTGGACGCGGGTTATCTGTCATACCTCCATCCACCGATACATACTTGCGTACACCAGGGATGTTCTTGATTGCACCTACCGTATACAACGTTGTACCGGCTTCCCCTACCATGCTGCGGCCCGGCTCAACCCATATTTCCGGAAGCTCTTCTGCAATCCCTGCAAAATGCAGCTTCACTCCATCCGTGATCGCCTTGACATACTGGGATACCTGAAGGGGTGTATCTCCTTCGAAATAACGGATACCAAAACCACCGCCAAGATTGACAACCGGGAACACCACATTCAGTTTACTCTTCACTTCTTTGGCAAAAGCAGCCACTCGCTCTACAGCCATTTGGAAGCCTTCCACTTCGAAGATCTGCGAACCAATGTGGGAGTGGAGTCCAAGGAGCTTCAGGTTCGGCTGCTTCACAGCCCGTTCTATTGCTTCAAGGGCGGCTCCGTTTCCGATATCAAAGCCGAATTTCGAGTCGGTTTGACCCGTGGAAATATACTCATGCGTATGAGCTTCAACACCCGGGGTTACCCGCAGCAAAATATTGACCTGTTGATTCCTCTCACCAGCCATGGCTTGAAGCATCTGCAGCTCGATCAGATTATCCACGACAAAGCAGCCGATACGGGCATCCAGCGCCATTTCAATTTCATTCGGTGTTTTGTTGTTCCCATGGAAGTGAATGCGTTCTGTCGGGAAGCCAGCCTGCAGAGCTGTATAGAGCTCTCCATCCGAGACAACGTCCAGAGACAGGCCTTCCTGCTCGGCCAGTGCGCACATCGCCGTTACGCTGAACGCCTTGCTCGCATAAGCTACCTGAAATTTCAGGCCTGAAGCTCTGAATGCGTCCATATATTCTCTAGCCCGCTTGCGGACAAGTGTTTCATCAACGATATATAGTGGAGTCCCATATTCTTCTTTGAGCTGAACTGTATCGCATCCACCAATTTCGAGATGTCCTGATTCATTAACTTTGCTAGTACCGTGTAAATACATATTCGCTAGTCCTCCACTTTTCCTGGAATGAAAAAAGATTCCATCGAACTTTTACATCAGTATAGCAGACTCTTGATTTTGTTAGAAATGGATTATTCGGCAGATCATTTGTATTATATTGATTGGCATAAGCCTGATATCTTAACAGCATTAAGGCATCTTGGTATTGTCTCTAGGCTTGTTAAACGAAGGTCTCTTCTTGCCTGTAAGCACTGGAGAACGAACGAACGTTGCTGCCAGCCCCTTTGCATTAAAGGGTATAAATGGCCATAGATAAGACGAATTGTATGAACGATGCAGCGTGAGACCAATAATGATTGCAGTGGTCCCAACCACCAGACCAGGCACTTTAAAGATCGCGACGAGTGCCAGAAGAATAAGTCTGACCATACGATTTGCGAGCCCAAGTTCATAGCTTGGAGTTGCGAACATCCCGATCGCTGCTACCGCCATATACAGCAGGACCTCATTAACGAACAAACCTGTCTTCACCGCTACATCTCCGACTAATATAGCTGCAACAAGCCCCATTGCCGAGGCAAGCGGCGTTGGTGTATGCACCGCGGCCATTCGCATTAAATCGATCCCGAACTCCACAATGAGAAATTGCAGAATGATCGGAAGCTTTACATTTTCCTGAGGACCAATAAAGTCCAGACCCTCCGGTTTTAATCCCGGATCAATGACGAACAGCATCCATAGAGGCAGCAGGAACAACGAGGCTAGTATCCCGATAATTCTTATAATTCGCAGATAGGAGCCCATGAACGGGGTCTGCCTGTTCTCCTCGGCATGCTGACACAGATCAAAAAAGGTTGTAGGCATAATCATAACACTAGGAGAAGTATCCACGAACAGGACCACCCTGCCCTCAAGCAAGTGGGAAGCAACCGAATCGGGACGCTCGGAATAACGTACCAGCGGATACGGATGCCAGCCTCGATTAATGATGATCTCCTCCAGCTGCTTATCAGCAAGCGGAATACCATCAATATCGATAGTCTCGATCTTTTTGCGAATCGTCTCAACCTGGACCTTGTCCACGATATCGTCGATATAAGCAAGGCACACATCGGTTTTGGTTCTTTCCCCTACACGGAACAGCTCCAGCTTAAATCCAGGATCATGCAGACGTCTGCGGACAAGGGACACATTGGTCAGCATCGTTTCTGTAAATCCGTCTCTGGCTCCCCTGACGACTCGCTCTAATGATGGTTCTTCAGGACCGCGTGAAGGATAACTACGGGTATCAATGATCAGTGCTGTTGTTTCGCCTTCCACAAAGAAGACGCTCATACCGCTCATTGCCTGGATGAACGCTTCGCTCAGCTTCGTTACCTTGGATACCTGGATATGGGGAATGTAGAATTCAAAGTATTTTTCCAAGGCATCGGATGTCATCTCATCCTCGGGCACATAGGACAGTCTCTTTAAAATTTCAGTCAAAATCGTATCTTTGGTAAGTCCCGTGATGAACAAAAGTCCGGTATGACGTCCACCGAAGGTCATCTCGCGGAAATTGACATCAAAAGTTTCTCCAAAGCCCATGACATACTTGAGCGTCTTTCGCAGTACGTCAAAATCAGGATCAATGACGTCCTCATTCTGCCAGTACTCAATCGACTCCACAATGGAATCTGACATTTCTTGTTCCTTTTTTTCCTGGAGCTGCTTCTCTTCCTCGGTCATTTGCTGCGATTCATCTGACATTTGTTTGATGTCTCCTCCTTCTGTTGTATGCATTCAGCTGTTATCTGGTGTACACAAACCAATCAAATAATGAACCGGCAACTTTGCCGAACACCATGGCCATTAATAATCCAAATAAATAAGATTTCATACCCAGTCTCTTGGCTAATATGGGCAGGACGTTCAATACCTCAGTTAAAGCTGCTGCGAGCAAACCGATAAATATACCGCACAGCAGGCCAACGAATATCGAAATAATCGGAAGACCGTAAACCTTCAAGTTCCATAAGTCAGCGACTGTTCCAACGAATGAACCGGCAATCATAGCTCCTTCATAGGCATATGCTTTGTCATATGAACGTGTAAGCTGGGCTAAGCGAGGGATCATGTCCAGTACGATGAAGAGAGCAATGACTCCGCTCCCCACAGCAATTCCTGCTGCAATGCCCAGAACAATGAGTATGCAGCCATCCAGAACCGTCATCATTATTTCTGACCCGAAGAAGCACGCTCTTTTTTAATTCGTTCGTACTCTTCATTCACTGCATATTGATCCACATTTTGCTGGTAAAGGTACATCTCGACCTCCAGCGGGGTAGGCTCATCATTCCATTTTTTCTTGAACAAATGATTAAAAAATACAGCCATGCCAAAACCGATACCAATAGAGTATGCCGTCTGAAACAAGTAAGGATTCTCATCCCGATACCCCGTCAGCATCTCAACGATTCGAATATGCACTTCCTTCATGTTTACATCCGCGTGAAAGTTCATAATGGTCAGCGCCGAGCCAAAGAACAGCAGGAGCCATACAAGTATAAACAGCGATTTGGACGGCGGCCGATCATGAGGGATCAGCTCGACAAGCGTATGGCTGCTGCCCAATGTTTCAATCGTTGCTCCCGGCACCGTCTTCTGTATTTGACCAATAATCTGAAGCACATCAACAAGCAGCAGGCTCCCGTCCTTTTTCTCCGTCTGCATCAGTTCCGCTTCCAGCACTTTGTCTTCCAAGCCAGGCGGATCTGTGAGCACATGTGCCACATGCCTGATCTTGAGTGTAACGCCAAGCTTCATCTTGATCCGGCTGTGCAGCCTTACATAAATGATAGGAGTGGATGGTGCGGTCATCCTAACCTCACCCCTTTATACTGTGAAATTATTCATAGTATGGAGACTCCTCCGCTTTTCTATTCCTTGGGATTGATATCGAGCTGACCCACAAAAAAAGAGTCTTTTCTCTAACGAGAAAAGACTCCCTATATGTGTTAGTCGTTGTTATATGCACTTCATATTTACTGTGCGATTTGTTCCCGGATAATCTGCAGTATTTTTTTCTCCAGTCTAGACACTTGAACCTGCGATATGCCCAGTCTGGCAGCTACTTCAGATTGCGTCTGATCCTTGTAATACCGGAGGTATACGATCAGTCGCTCCCGCTCAGACAGATTTCCGATCGCTTCATTAAGGGCCATCTTGTCGAACCAACGCTCCTGAGATTCATCAGCAATCTGATCCATAAGTGTAATCGGGTCCCCGTCATTCTCAAATACCGTTTCGTGTATGGAAGTTGGAGGCTTATTCGCTTCCTGAGCGAATACAACCTCCTCAGGGGTAATCCCCAGCTCGTCTGCAACCTCCTTGATGGTGGGCAGCCTGTCTAAGTATTTAGAGAGCTCATCCTTCTTCTTGCGAACCTTATTGGCGGTCTCTTTCAGGGATCGGCTGACCTTCAGCGTCCCATCATCACGCAGGAAACGCTGAATTTCGCCGATAATCATGGGAACCGCATAAGTCGAAAATTTGACATCATAGCTCAGATCAAATTTATCTACTGATTTGAGAAGCCCGATGCAGCCGATCTGAAACAGATCCTCCGGCTCGTATCCCCGGTTCATAAACCGCTGAACGACAGACCATACGAGACGAATATTACAATTGACAAGCGTGTCACGCGCCACCTGGTCTCCGCTTTGGGATAGAGCGATAAGACGCTTGACTTCCGCATCCTCCAGATACGTATGTGAAGATTGTTTCGCTTCTGCTTCCATAGGTCCAACCCCTAATTATACAGTGCTTTCTTGGATTCTATCCGTTTCTTCATCATGATCGAAGTACCTCGCCCAGGCTCGCTCACCACTTCACATTCATCCATGAAATTTTCCATTATGGTGAATCCCATACCTGAACGCTCAAGCTCTGGCTTAGAAGTGTACAGCGGCTGCTTCGCCAGCTCCAAGTCCTCAATTCCCTGACCCTGGTCTTCAATGACAAGCGTAATCATATCTCCAATAATTTCTGCCTTAATGGTTACGACCCCGGCAGAGTCATTGTTGTAGCCATGAATGATGCTGTTCGTCACGGCCTCGGATACGACCGTTTTCAAATCGCTCAGCTCGTCCATTGTCGGATCCAGCTGAGAAATAAAGGCTGCTACCGCGACTCTGGCGAATGATTCATTCTCCGACTTGGCTGCAAACTGCAAATTCATAAAATTTGATAGCTGCTCACTGCTCATGAGACCACCTCCAGATCCGAGAGGGCGCTTCCCTCGTTTTCGAACACCGGCATAATTTTGAACAAGCCTGACATTTCAAGCAAACGGTATACAGCAGGATTGGCTCCGGATATGACCATTTTTCCACCTTTATGATGTATCAACTTATAGCGTCCAAGAATGACACCCAGTCCTGAACTATCCATAAAGTCAAGGTCTTTCAAGCTAAGAATCAGGTGCTTGCTGTTCTGTCTTGCAATCGCCTCATCCATCTGTAGACGTACCAGATCTGCTGTGTGGTGATCGAGCTCTCCAGATAATCGTACAATAAGCACCCCATGTGCATACTCCATACTGACCTGTAAATTCATGCTTGCTCACTCTCCTCCCTGTCATGACCAACCATTTCTACGCCGATTTGCAGCTTTCCTGCACTCCGACAAAACTAGAAGAAATGTCTCATGAATCAACAAAGCTGCTTATTTTAGCGGAAAAGATCAGAGGTTGTCCGTTTGAAGAGCTTCCAGAAGCCTGCTTTATCAACGTCTACCGCTGCTGTAATGTCAAACTCCTTGAGTACCTTGTTATCCTGAGATACTACAAGCTTGCCCAGCACCTGACCTTTTTTGATCGGGGCCTTGATTTCAGAAGGGACAGTCAGCTGCTGCGTCGTTTCCCCGGCGCTGCCTTTTCTCATCAGTACACTGTAAGGTTCATCAGCCACCAGCTCCAGCTCTTTGATGTTTCCTTTCTCAATATTCACTTTACCGATAACGTCCCCTTGTTTATAAATAGGCTTCATCGTATATTGTGAAAAGGCGTAATCGAACATATTCGACACTTCGCTGTTTCTCGTTTTCGTATTAGGCTCACCCAGCACGACCGCGACGACACGCATACCATCCTTCATTGCTGTGGCGGACAAGCAAAATTTTGCTTCCGAGGTATAGCCTGTTTTTAAGCCATCGGCACCAGTATAGAAACGCACAAGCTTGTTCGTGTTCACAAGCCAGAACGGCTTGGCACTGTCTTTTCGCAGATAGTCCTGATAGGCTCCGGTATATTTGGTAATGTCTTTATGTTTAAGCAGCTCTCTGCTCATAATAGCAATATCATGTGCTGAAGAATAATGATTCTCTACCGGAAGACCGTTACAATTGGCAAAATGGGTATCATTCATGCCCAGCTCTTTTGCTCGATCGTTCATCATCTGTACAAATGCTTCTTCAGAGCCGGCAATTTTCTCGGCCATTGCTACGGAAGCATCGTTTCCCGATGCCATGGCAATCCCTTTTAACATCTCATCCACGGTCATCTCTTCGCCCGGCTCCAGAAAGATCTGAGATCCGCCCATGGAAGATGCATATTCACTCGCTCGAACCTTGTCAGTCCACTTGAGCTTGCCGGAATCAATGGCTTCCATTGTTAACAGCATGGTCATAATCTTCGTGATACTGGCAGGAGGCAGTTTCTCATGGCCGTTCTTCTCATAAATAATCGTTCCTGTGTCCGCATCCAGCATGACCGCTGATTTTGCATTTTCCGCAAGATCCACTGCCGGGGTTGTCTTCTCCGTTTGCGGCCCTGCAGGCTCTTCCGCATATGCGCTGCTTGGAACGATCAGTGCTGCCGACAATATTATAGCGGTGAGTAGCCTAGCTCCTTGTTTCATGGCAATATTATCCTCCTCATGTGAATGCTACATTGTAGCTTGATAGCTTGATTCGTTATACTGCTATTCATTGTCGTCAGGAATCCTCCAAATTATTCCTTGTCTGAATCAATTATGAAATTGATTCGTCTGTCTATGAAAAATAGCAGTTCCTACAATTACAAGATATTGAACATCACATAAGGGGTAAGTAAGTACAGTAAGTCCAATGAAGAGCTTCTCATACATTCGGCTTTACATAGAATAACGGGTCAAGGGTAAGGTAAATTTAGATTCACTATCGTCTGCAACAACACTAATCATAGAAATTATCATGCGGAGGAATGACGATGAAGCATACACATCAAAATGACCACAATGAGCGGCCTGTTCACGAACAGCGTCATCATCACGATCACGACGATTATGAACACGATCACAACCATGATCACAGCCACAGTCATAATCACAGCCATGGGCCTGGTCATTCTCATATTCATACGGATAATAAAAAGGCTCTGTTAATTTCCTTTTTACTTATCACCGGCTTTATGTTGATTGAAGTGGTTGGAGGGCTCATCACACATAGCTTGGCCCTGATTGCTGACGCAGGACATATGCTAAGCGACGGGATCGCACTGGCACTCGCTCTTTTTGCGTTTAAATTTGGTGAGAAATCAGCGAGCAGCTCAAAAACCTATGGCTATAAGCGATTCGAGATTATCGCTGCTTTTCTGAACGGGATTACCCTGCTTGTCATTTCTGTATTGATCATATGGGAAGCGATTCAGCGGTTTGCTGCGCCACCTGAAGTGGCAAGTACAGGGATGCTGACCATTGCTGTGCTTGGCCTGATCATTAATGTCATCGTAGCCGTTGTATTAATGACAGGTGGTGATGTCAAAGGGAACTTGAACTTGAGAGGTGCATTTCTCCATGTCCTGGGAGATTTATTAGGATCAATCGGAGCTATTGCAGCAGGTCTTCTGATGATGTTCTTCGGATGGTCTATTGCCGACCCCATCGCCAGTCTGCTCGTAGCCGTCCTTATACTTGTCAGTGGATACCGAGTTACCAAAGATTCCATGCATGTACTGATGGAAGGCAAGCCAGAATCCGTAAATCTAAGTGATATCCGCAGCAAGCTTCTTGGTCTGCCTTGTGTAGTTGAACTTCATGACCTCCACAGCTGGTCAATAACCTCTGATTATACAGCGCTGACTGTTCATCTGGTTGTATCGAATTCGGCCGATCGGGATCTGCTGCTAAAACAAGCTAAAGACATGCTGCGTCAGGAGTTTCATATCCAGCATTCCACCGTTCAAATCGAAGGGGATTTAAAAATTTGCGACGAAAGATGTAATTGAGAGCTAGATGAATATAAAAAGAAGCTGAAGGACAGTGATGCTGCCCTTCAGCTTCTTGTTCGTTATACCACCTATATATCATACAAAGCGCTGAACTCCATCCTTCGTCACCAAAGCATAGATCAAAGGTTGCTCAGGCACGGGAGCTTCTGAGATCTTATATGCCTGCTGAAGCTTCTGCTCTGCTTCCTGAAGCTTGCTGTCGCTTCCATCATTGGCATGAAGCATCGCAATCACCTCACCAGCCTTCACCTGATCGCCGACTTTTTTGACAAGGGTTACTCCAACCGCATGATCAATGACGGAATCGGTCGTTTCACGGCCGGCGCCAAGCAGCATGGCGCTAATTCCAATGGCCTCAGCCTCAATCCCAGCCACATACCCATCCGTTGGAGCCTTCACTTCAATTGTGCGCTTAGCGGTCGGCAGAAGAGACAAATCCTCAATTTGTCCTACATCTCCCTGTTGCGCTTTGACCATCTGCTTGAGCTTATCAAACGCAAGTCCTTGTGATAGAATATCCCGCAATTTCTCGCGGGCTTCCTCTACAGACTCCGCTTTGCCGCCAAGAACCAGCATATGTGATGCCAGGAACAGGCTGACCTCTTCCAGATCCTCAGGTCCGTTTCCTTGCAGCGTTTCTACTGCTTCTTTAATTTCCAAGGCATTACCGATGCCATGACCGAGCGGCTGATCCATATCACTGATGACAGCTACCGTCTCACGGCCTACATGGGTCCCGATATCGACCATCGCTTCTGCCAGCTTGATTGAATCATCAAGCGTCTTCATGAATGCACCGCTGCCAGTCTTGACATCGAGTACAATTGCGTCTGCACCGGCTGCAATCTTCTTACTCATCACTGAGCTGGCAATCAGCGGAATCGCATTTACCGTTGCCGTCACATCTCTTAATGCGTACAGCTTCTTGTCTGCTGGAGCCATGTTGCCGCTTTGTCCGATGACCGCGGCCCCCACCTCATTAACCTGCTTGAAGAACTGCTCTTGATCCAGTTCAATCTGAAATCCGCTTATCGATTCCAGCTTGTCCAATGTGCCGCCGGTATGACCAAGACCACGTCCGGACATTTTAGCAACCGGAACACCAGCTGCAGCCACGAGTGGGGCAAGAACAATGGTCGTCTTGTCACCAACGCCACCCGTTGAATGCTTGTCTACCTTAATGCCTGCAATCGGAGACAGATCCACCTGATCACCAGATTTAGCCATCGCCATCGTCAAATCCCCGGTTTCCTTCGCTGTCATGCCCTGGAAAAAGACAGCCATCGCCCAAGCTGACATCTGATAGTCCGGAATGTCTCCACGGCTGTATCCTTGAATCAGATAGGAGATCTCCTCTGTTGACAGCTCCTGTCCATCTCGCTTCTTCTGAATGATATCAACGGCTCTCATACGTTAGATCACACCTTTAGCTGCTTTTATTTTTAACAAATTCAAAGAATTACACGCGGCTCACAAATGCACGGATCAGTCCAATAAATTTCGGCTTTGTCCGGTTCGCTACAGCGACAACCTGCTCATGTGTCAGCGGCTCAAGCTCTTCGCCAATCGCCATATCGGTAATGCAGGAGATACCCAGTACACGCAGTCCCGCATGACTTGCCGCGATGACTTCGCCTACAGTAGACATCCCGATTGCATCCCCGCCAAGCAGAGCAAACATCGTGGATTCTTTAGGCGTTGAATATGTAGGTCCACTAATGCCGCAATAGACGCCTTCTTGAAGCTCAAGTACGGATCCATCTTCACCATGTATATCTTTAGCCAGCTCCTTCGCCAATATGCGATATTCAGGATCATATGCTGCTGACATATCTGGAAAACGAACTCCCAGCTTCGGATCATTGGGTCCGATGAGCGGGTTAGCTCCCGTCATATTGATATGATCGGAGATGAGCATGAGATCTCCTGCCTTGAAAGCACGGTTCATGCCGCCTGCTGCATTCGTTAATACGAGAGTCTGAATACCAAGTCTTTTCATTACATAAACGGGCATAACAACGGTACGCATGTCATATCCCTCATAGTAATGAAAACGCCCCTGCATGATAATAACATCCTTGCCTTCGAGCTGACCGATCACAAAGCGTCCTGCATGTCCTTCAACGGTAGATTTAGGAAAATGCGGTACTTCATCGTAGGGAATATATACGGCATCTTCGATTTGATCGCCCAAATCTCCGAGCCCTGAGCCCAGCACCAAGCCAATTTTGGGAGAATATTTACCCAGCTTGCTTGTTATGTATGCAGCGGCTTCCTCGATATTTCCAGCGTACATCGTCGTATTCACTTGGTTCATTGTGTATTTCCCCTCTTCGTAAATTTACATGTATGGGATCAGTGCCATAACTAATCCAAGGAACTTCCCTTTAACTTGTTCTGCGGTTTCCATAACCTCATCGTGTGAGAGAGGCTGATCCAGAATTCCGGCTGCCATGTTCGTAATACAGGAGATACCCAGCACTTCAATACCAGTATGACGCGCTACAATGACTTCTGCGACGGTTGACATCCCGACAGCATCAGCCCCAAGTTTGCGCAGCATCACAATTTCGGCTGGAGTTTCATAGTTGGGACCGAGAAGTCCTGCATATACCCCTTCCTGAATGTTAAAGCCCTGTGCTTCAGCTGTTGTTTTAGCCAGACTGCGCAGTCTACCGCTGTAGGCTTCTGACATATCAGGGAAACGAACACCAAAAGCAGGCTCATTCGGTCCAACCAATGGGTTACGGCCGGTCAAGTTCAGATGATCAGAGATAATCATGAGATCGCCTGCATGATAATGGGTATTTACACCGCCTGCCGCATTGGTTACCAGCATTTTTTCAACGCCGATCTCCTTCATAACTCGAACCGGAAAGGCAGTCACTTCCGGACCGTAGCCTTCATACATGTGGAATCTGCCCTTCATCATGACAACCGGGCGGCCCTGTATATTACCAATCAGCAGCTCTCCCACATGTCCCTCAACCGTAGATACGGGAAAATGAGGTATATCTTCATACGGAATCGCTACCGCATCCTCAATAAGCTCTGCTAAAATGCCAAGTCCGGAACCAAGGATCAGCCCGATTTCGGGCTTCACACTTGTTTTTTCTTTAATAAAAGCTGCTGCTTCTTGTACCATGCTTTGTGTTAGAATTTTTACCATTTTGCTAAATAGCCCCTTTTGCTTGAATTTCCATTCTTCTTACTTCAATTGATTCAGAAAGCTCTCCCCATGAAGCGGAGCCGTTGCGCCGAAATTATCGGAGATCGTAGCTCCCAGATCCGAATACGTCTCCCGTACTCCTATCGTGTCACCCGGCTGCTTGAGAGCTGGACTGTAAATAAGTACCGGCACATACTCCCGTGTATGATCTGTTCCGCGATGAATCGGATCGTTCCCATGATCAGCCGAGATGATCAATAGATCTTCTTCACTGATACGCTCCATAATCTTAGGGAGCTCCTGATCGAACACTTCTAGTGCACCCGCATAACCCTCCGGATCTCTGCGATGTCCATATAATGAATCAAAATCGACCAAA
This sequence is a window from Paenibacillus urinalis. Protein-coding genes within it:
- a CDS encoding peptidylprolyl isomerase; translated protein: MKKGIIELENGGTVEIQFLPEEAPNTVANFEKLANSGFYNGLSFHRVIPGFVAQGGCPVGNGTGGPGYSIDCETATNTTKHEKGVLSMAHAGKNTGGSQFFIVYEPQPHLDGVHTVFGKVTKGMEYIDGVKQGDKMKSVSVFDA
- the lysA gene encoding diaminopimelate decarboxylase, giving the protein MYLHGTSKVNESGHLEIGGCDTVQLKEEYGTPLYIVDETLVRKRAREYMDAFRASGLKFQVAYASKAFSVTAMCALAEQEGLSLDVVSDGELYTALQAGFPTERIHFHGNNKTPNEIEMALDARIGCFVVDNLIELQMLQAMAGERNQQVNILLRVTPGVEAHTHEYISTGQTDSKFGFDIGNGAALEAIERAVKQPNLKLLGLHSHIGSQIFEVEGFQMAVERVAAFAKEVKSKLNVVFPVVNLGGGFGIRYFEGDTPLQVSQYVKAITDGVKLHFAGIAEELPEIWVEPGRSMVGEAGTTLYTVGAIKNIPGVRKYVSVDGGMTDNPRPALYDSKYEAMLANRANEATEETVSIAGKACESGDMLIWDLDLPQVESGDLLAVSCTGAYNYSMASNYNRIRRPAVVFVQNGESDLVVRRESNEDIVRNDIIPARMSKQTINS
- a CDS encoding spore germination protein, with amino-acid sequence MSDESQQMTEEEKQLQEKKEQEMSDSIVESIEYWQNEDVIDPDFDVLRKTLKYVMGFGETFDVNFREMTFGGRHTGLLFITGLTKDTILTEILKRLSYVPEDEMTSDALEKYFEFYIPHIQVSKVTKLSEAFIQAMSGMSVFFVEGETTALIIDTRSYPSRGPEEPSLERVVRGARDGFTETMLTNVSLVRRRLHDPGFKLELFRVGERTKTDVCLAYIDDIVDKVQVETIRKKIETIDIDGIPLADKQLEEIIINRGWHPYPLVRYSERPDSVASHLLEGRVVLFVDTSPSVMIMPTTFFDLCQHAEENRQTPFMGSYLRIIRIIGILASLFLLPLWMLFVIDPGLKPEGLDFIGPQENVKLPIILQFLIVEFGIDLMRMAAVHTPTPLASAMGLVAAILVGDVAVKTGLFVNEVLLYMAVAAIGMFATPSYELGLANRMVRLILLALVAIFKVPGLVVGTTAIIIGLTLHRSYNSSYLWPFIPFNAKGLAATFVRSPVLTGKKRPSFNKPRDNTKMP
- a CDS encoding stage V sporulation protein AB translates to MTVLDGCILIVLGIAAGIAVGSGVIALFIVLDMIPRLAQLTRSYDKAYAYEGAMIAGSFVGTVADLWNLKVYGLPIISIFVGLLCGIFIGLLAAALTEVLNVLPILAKRLGMKSYLFGLLMAMVFGKVAGSLFDWFVYTR
- a CDS encoding stage V sporulation protein AA, with translation MTAPSTPIIYVRLHSRIKMKLGVTLKIRHVAHVLTDPPGLEDKVLEAELMQTEKKDGSLLLVDVLQIIGQIQKTVPGATIETLGSSHTLVELIPHDRPPSKSLFILVWLLLFFGSALTIMNFHADVNMKEVHIRIVEMLTGYRDENPYLFQTAYSIGIGFGMAVFFNHLFKKKWNDEPTPLEVEMYLYQQNVDQYAVNEEYERIKKERASSGQK
- the sigF gene encoding RNA polymerase sporulation sigma factor SigF — protein: MEAEAKQSSHTYLEDAEVKRLIALSQSGDQVARDTLVNCNIRLVWSVVQRFMNRGYEPEDLFQIGCIGLLKSVDKFDLSYDVKFSTYAVPMIIGEIQRFLRDDGTLKVSRSLKETANKVRKKKDELSKYLDRLPTIKEVADELGITPEEVVFAQEANKPPTSIHETVFENDGDPITLMDQIADESQERWFDKMALNEAIGNLSERERLIVYLRYYKDQTQSEVAARLGISQVQVSRLEKKILQIIREQIAQ
- the spoIIAB gene encoding anti-sigma F factor, whose product is MSSEQLSNFMNLQFAAKSENESFARVAVAAFISQLDPTMDELSDLKTVVSEAVTNSIIHGYNNDSAGVVTIKAEIIGDMITLVIEDQGQGIEDLELAKQPLYTSKPELERSGMGFTIMENFMDECEVVSEPGRGTSIMMKKRIESKKALYN
- the spoIIAA gene encoding anti-sigma F factor antagonist, giving the protein MNLQVSMEYAHGVLIVRLSGELDHHTADLVRLQMDEAIARQNSKHLILSLKDLDFMDSSGLGVILGRYKLIHHKGGKMVISGANPAVYRLLEMSGLFKIMPVFENEGSALSDLEVVS
- a CDS encoding D-alanyl-D-alanine carboxypeptidase family protein, giving the protein MKQGARLLTAIILSAALIVPSSAYAEEPAGPQTEKTTPAVDLAENAKSAVMLDADTGTIIYEKNGHEKLPPASITKIMTMLLTMEAIDSGKLKWTDKVRASEYASSMGGSQIFLEPGEEMTVDEMLKGIAMASGNDASVAMAEKIAGSEEAFVQMMNDRAKELGMNDTHFANCNGLPVENHYSSAHDIAIMSRELLKHKDITKYTGAYQDYLRKDSAKPFWLVNTNKLVRFYTGADGLKTGYTSEAKFCLSATAMKDGMRVVAVVLGEPNTKTRNSEVSNMFDYAFSQYTMKPIYKQGDVIGKVNIEKGNIKELELVADEPYSVLMRKGSAGETTQQLTVPSEIKAPIKKGQVLGKLVVSQDNKVLKEFDITAAVDVDKAGFWKLFKRTTSDLFR
- a CDS encoding cation diffusion facilitator family transporter encodes the protein MKHTHQNDHNERPVHEQRHHHDHDDYEHDHNHDHSHSHNHSHGPGHSHIHTDNKKALLISFLLITGFMLIEVVGGLITHSLALIADAGHMLSDGIALALALFAFKFGEKSASSSKTYGYKRFEIIAAFLNGITLLVISVLIIWEAIQRFAAPPEVASTGMLTIAVLGLIINVIVAVVLMTGGDVKGNLNLRGAFLHVLGDLLGSIGAIAAGLLMMFFGWSIADPIASLLVAVLILVSGYRVTKDSMHVLMEGKPESVNLSDIRSKLLGLPCVVELHDLHSWSITSDYTALTVHLVVSNSADRDLLLKQAKDMLRQEFHIQHSTVQIEGDLKICDERCN